The following coding sequences lie in one Anaerohalosphaeraceae bacterium genomic window:
- the cbiQ gene encoding cobalt ECF transporter T component CbiQ produces MTGTAGQDILLNLGRMDELARQESPIHQLDARIKVLTTVFFLVCVVSFPKYAVSALFPFFLYPFYLMTAAHVPAGFLLRRLAAVSPLAVMLGIWNPLLDRQTVLSIGALSVTGGWLSFCSILLRFGLTVGGVLILIATTGLEGVCAALEKMKVPRLFVLQILFLYRYLFVLTEEAARMLRARSLRSFDGRGTGLLSFRGMAGSLLLRTLERAERISQAMYCRAFEGRIPTTQTFHINRQDIVFFFFWTAFFVVFRWVSPAAMWERFLKGISG; encoded by the coding sequence ATGACGGGAACAGCCGGACAGGACATTTTGCTGAATTTAGGCCGAATGGATGAGCTGGCACGGCAGGAAAGCCCGATTCATCAGCTGGACGCCCGCATCAAGGTTCTGACAACCGTCTTTTTTCTGGTATGCGTGGTTTCCTTTCCCAAATATGCCGTTTCGGCCTTGTTCCCGTTCTTTCTTTACCCCTTCTATCTGATGACGGCGGCTCATGTGCCGGCGGGTTTCCTCCTTCGCCGGCTCGCAGCCGTCAGCCCTTTGGCCGTGATGCTGGGAATCTGGAACCCCCTGCTGGACCGTCAGACTGTCCTGTCAATCGGAGCTCTTTCGGTTACCGGCGGCTGGCTGTCGTTCTGCTCCATTCTGCTGCGGTTTGGACTGACTGTCGGCGGTGTGCTGATTTTGATTGCAACGACCGGCCTTGAAGGCGTTTGCGCGGCTTTGGAAAAAATGAAGGTCCCGCGACTGTTCGTTTTGCAGATTCTCTTTCTGTATCGCTACCTGTTTGTGCTGACGGAGGAAGCCGCCCGTATGCTTCGGGCCCGTTCCCTGCGCAGCTTCGACGGGCGGGGAACCGGTCTGCTTTCATTTCGGGGGATGGCCGGCAGTCTGCTACTCCGAACCCTCGAACGGGCGGAGCGCATCAGTCAGGCCATGTACTGCCGGGCGTTTGAAGGCCGGATCCCCACAACACAGACTTTCCATATAAACCGACAAGACATTGTCTTTTTCTTTTTCTGGACGGCTTTTTTCGTAGTTTTCCGCTGGGTTAGCCCCGCTGCAATGTGGGAGCGGTTTCTTAAAGGAATATCAGGATGA
- a CDS encoding energy-coupling factor ABC transporter ATP-binding protein → MSHHLVEADNLYYTYPDGTAALQGISFRITHGQSVALVGGNGAGKSTLLLHLCGCLLPSKGTLRIGSLPVSRQTLPAIRKTVGMVFQDPDDQLFMPTVYEDAAFGPRNLGLDAQQVRPVVEEALRRTGVLHLQNRPPFRLSAGEKRRAAIASVLAMSPDILLLDEPSANLDPQARRELIDLLRSFEHTKIIATHDLDLAMDLCERTIVLEGGKVLLDGPTEEVFQNEEVLRKARLGKPLRLQDCPVCGKKPPAG, encoded by the coding sequence ATGAGTCATCATCTGGTTGAGGCAGACAATCTTTACTATACCTATCCGGACGGGACGGCGGCCCTGCAGGGAATATCATTCCGCATCACCCACGGTCAGTCTGTGGCCCTCGTCGGAGGCAACGGCGCGGGCAAATCGACCCTGCTGCTGCATCTGTGCGGATGCCTGCTGCCGAGCAAAGGAACGCTTCGAATCGGCAGTCTTCCGGTCAGCCGTCAAACCCTGCCGGCCATCCGCAAAACTGTTGGAATGGTTTTTCAGGACCCGGACGACCAGCTGTTTATGCCGACGGTGTATGAGGATGCCGCCTTTGGACCGCGCAATCTCGGGCTGGATGCCCAGCAGGTCCGTCCGGTAGTGGAGGAAGCCCTCCGCCGTACAGGTGTGCTGCATCTGCAGAATCGTCCGCCGTTTCGGCTCTCCGCCGGAGAAAAACGGCGGGCGGCAATCGCCTCCGTTCTGGCGATGAGCCCGGATATCCTCCTGCTGGATGAACCGAGTGCCAATCTGGACCCTCAGGCCAGACGGGAGCTGATTGATCTGCTGCGGTCCTTTGAACATACGAAAATCATCGCCACCCATGACCTGGACTTGGCCATGGATTTGTGTGAGCGGACGATTGTTCTGGAAGGAGGAAAAGTGCTGCTGGACGGCCCGACGGAAGAGGTGTTTCAAAATGAAGAAGTACTCCGGAAGGCCCGGCTGGGCAAACCGCTTCGGCTTCAGGACTGTCCTGTCTGCGGGAAAAAACCGCCCGCCGGATAA